GCATGTAGTAGCAATCTGCACTGCGAAGGGCAGCGTCGGCGGCTATACGTTCTGCATTAGGACCGCTGGCCCGTTGTGCCGATTCAAAGTAAGGCAGTGCTTCACTGTATTTATCCTGTTTCAGCAGGCTGTAACCGAGGTTGTAGCTGGCGGTTTGCGCATTGGCTTCGCCGGAAACAGGAGCTGTATTATTCAGATAGGCGTTCAGGTTAGTAACGGCGGTCGCTGTTTTATTCTGGCGTAGTGCAATTTCCGCTTTCCAGAAATGGGCCAGTTGTTTGATCTGTGGATCGTATGGATTACTGATGGCGATATCCAGCAACCGGTCCGCTTCTGCCAGTTGCTGATCGTTGATCAGCTGGGTGGCCCTGCCATAGGCTACTTTCTGATACGCTTTCAGCACGGTAGGGTTCTTATCCTGGATCTGTTCAATAGTAGCCAGACCATCTTTATAGTTATTGGTATTCATGAAAAGGTTCACGAGGATTTCCCGCGCTTCTTTGTTGTAAGCAGATGCGGGATATAGTTTTACAAACTGTGTCAGTTCGCTGAGGGCAGCATCCTGGTAGCCCAGCTCGTAGGATAATTTACCGTAGTTAAAGCGGGATATTTCCTGTTGTGCTGCATTGGAGCTATTGTTGGCGCAGAACGCAAAAGCGTTGCGCGCATTGGCTTTCTGACCGGTACGCAGGTAACAGTCGCCCAGCAGGTACATGGAGTTTTGTCCCAGTGAATCTTTTGAGCTGCTCAGTTGTTTGAACCCGGTAATGGCTTTGTTGAGATTACCGGTTTGATAATAAGAGTAGGATAACTGGTAGATATCTTCATTTCTTACTTCATCTGAATTATCCTGGAACTCCTGTAAGTAGGGGAGTGCATTTTTATAATCTTTCTTTTCGAAATAGGCTTTACCCAGCAGTTGTTTCAGTTCTGCTTCATAATATTGTCCGCCTTTTCTCAGCAATGGTTCGCTGTAGGCGATGAGCTGATCTGTTTTGCCTTGAAAGTAGTAGATCTCAGCGACGTAGTAAGGTACCACATTGCTGTATTTAGGATCATTGATGACACGCTGGAAGCTGTTCATCGCATCATTATACTGATGGTTGTAATAGGCGATGAAGCCATAGTAATAATTGGCTGGTACGTAATATTTACCTTGTATTTCCCGGATGGCAGCAAAGAGCGGTAATGCTTTTTTGAAGTCTTTTACGTTGAAATAGCAATAGGCCAGTTCAAATTTTGCTTCGGCAATTTCGGCGTTGGAGAGATTGTCGATATTGGCTTTCTCATACAGCGGAATGGCCTCTTTGAATTTGTTGAGATGGAAATAATATTTCCCCAGCTGATAGCTGACCAGTTGCTCACGGGCATTGTTATTGAATATTTTCAGGTATTCCAATGCTGTCTTTTCCGCATTATCCTGTTGCAGTTTGAGTGCACAGATGGTATAATAGTAGTAGGCATCTGTTTTAACGAGGTCGCGGTTCGTTTCATGGAAATAATCGATATTATCGATCGTTTGCTTGAAAAGCTGCATGGATACAGCATATTTTTCCTGCTGGAAATATTGCTGTGCATCTTTGAATACTTTCTCAGCATCAGTATAGATACGTGTTTGCTGCGCCTGTGCTACCGGCAATCCTGCCAAGCCTGCGCCGGTAAACAGCAACAGGGAAATGTACAGATGTC
The Chitinophaga sp. MM2321 DNA segment above includes these coding regions:
- a CDS encoding tetratricopeptide repeat protein — encoded protein: MQFIRKIFIPGHLYISLLLFTGAGLAGLPVAQAQQTRIYTDAEKVFKDAQQYFQQEKYAVSMQLFKQTIDNIDYFHETNRDLVKTDAYYYYTICALKLQQDNAEKTALEYLKIFNNNAREQLVSYQLGKYYFHLNKFKEAIPLYEKANIDNLSNAEIAEAKFELAYCYFNVKDFKKALPLFAAIREIQGKYYVPANYYYGFIAYYNHQYNDAMNSFQRVINDPKYSNVVPYYVAEIYYFQGKTDQLIAYSEPLLRKGGQYYEAELKQLLGKAYFEKKDYKNALPYLQEFQDNSDEVRNEDIYQLSYSYYQTGNLNKAITGFKQLSSSKDSLGQNSMYLLGDCYLRTGQKANARNAFAFCANNSSNAAQQEISRFNYGKLSYELGYQDAALSELTQFVKLYPASAYNKEAREILVNLFMNTNNYKDGLATIEQIQDKNPTVLKAYQKVAYGRATQLINDQQLAEADRLLDIAISNPYDPQIKQLAHFWKAEIALRQNKTATAVTNLNAYLNNTAPVSGEANAQTASYNLGYSLLKQDKYSEALPYFESAQRASGPNAERIAADAALRSADCYYMLRQFPKAISLYDGIINSNDAGADYAIYQKAIILGLQGKQNDKLALLKQLGNKFPTSGFGNETDMEIANTYLSEEKYTEAIPYLENVLQKQPNGANAPRALLKLGLCYFNKDNDSKALAYYRQVVEKFPGSPETNEALQSIKSIYVSQGKTDDYLAFLKASGRTVTASAEDSLAYAAAESRFTNNDCAGATTAFNSYIEKYPNGQFILPAYFYKAECAYNNKDYTNALPAYEFVLSRNNSLYAERSALQAANINFYQQKNYDKARTYYLQLQDLSTSKENSLTATRGLLRSNYQLKHWDEVGNYAEMLLSAANISTDDQIIAHFYLGKSQKEAKQYANAMAEFKTVAALTKSETGAEARYDIADCYLQQDDLAAAEKAGFDVIKNTPSYEIWVAKSYILLGDVYTRQQDYFNAKATFQSIATNCPIPELKQEAKEKLAKAEAEEKAAGKKPKK